A window of Rhinatrema bivittatum chromosome 2, aRhiBiv1.1, whole genome shotgun sequence contains these coding sequences:
- the LOC115083740 gene encoding gastrula zinc finger protein XlCGF57.1-like produces GERSFSCTECNKSFPVKSTLTSHMRIHTGERPFSCTECNKSFPVKGALPRHMRIHTGEQPFSCTECNKRFSVKSALTKHIRIHTGERPFSCTECNKRFIEKGALKSHMRIHTGERPFSCTECNKRFILKSDLTGHMRVHTGEQPFSCTECNKSFHVKSALTGHMRIHTGERPFSCTECNKRFSVKSTLTSHMRIHTGEQPFSCTECNKRFIEKSALTSHMRIHTGERPFSCTECNKRFTLKGDLTKHMRVHTGERPFSCTECNKRFTLKGDLTRHMRIHTGEQPFSCTECNKRFIEKSTLTGHMRIHTGERPFSCTECNKRFIEKSALTGHMRIHTGERPFSCTECNKRFSVKSTLTSHMRIHTGEQPFSCTECNKRFIEKSALTSHMRIHTGERPFSCTECNKRFTLKGDLTKHMRVHTGERPFSCTECNKRFTLKGDLTRHMRIHTGEQPFSCTECNKRFIEKSTLTGHMRIHTGERPFSCTECNKRFIEKSALTGHMRIHTGEQPFSCTECNKRFSVKNTLKHHMRIHKGEK; encoded by the coding sequence ggggagcgatcattctcatgtactgaatgtaataaaagcttccctgtgaagagtaccctcacaagtcacatgagaatccacacaggggagcgaccattctcatgtactgaatgtaataaaagcttccctgtgaagggtGCCCTCCCacgtcacatgagaatccacacaggtgagcaaccattctcatgtactgaatgtaataaaagattcagtgtgaagagtgccctcacaaaacacataagaatccacacaggggagcgaccattctcatgtactgaatgtaataaaagattcattgagaagggtgccctcaaaagtcacatgagaatccacacaggtgagcgaccattctcatgtactgaatgtaataaaagattcatttTGAAGAGTGACCTCACAGGTCACATGAGAGTTCACACAGGGGagcaaccattctcatgtactgaatgtaataaaagcttccatgtgaagagtgccctcaccggtcacatgagaatccacacaggtgagcgaccattctcatgtactgaatgtaataaaagattcagtgTGAAGAGtaccctcacaagtcacatgagaatccacacaggtgagcaaccattctcatgtactgaatgtaataaaagattcattgagaagagtgccctcacaagtcacatgagaatccacacaggggagcgaccattctcatgtactgaatgtaataaaagattcactttgAAGGGTgacctcacaaaacacatgagagttcacacaggggagcgaccattctcatgtactgaatgtaataaaagattcactttgAAGGGTGACCTCAcaagacacatgagaatccacacaggtgagcaaccattctcatgtactgaatgtaataaaagattcattgAGAAGAGTACCCTCACaggtcacatgagaatccacacaggtgagcgaccattctcatgtactgaatgtaataaaagattcattgAGAAGAGTGCCCTCACaggtcacatgagaatccacacaggtgagcgaccattctcatgtactgaatgtaataaaagattcagtgTGAAGAGtaccctcacaagtcacatgagaatccacacaggtgagcaaccattctcatgtactgaatgtaataaaagattcattgagaagagtgccctcacaagtcacatgagaatccacacaggggagcgaccattctcatgtactgaatgtaataaaagattcactttgAAGGGTgacctcacaaaacacatgagagttcacacaggggagcgaccattctcatgtactgaatgtaataaaagattcactttgAAGGGTGACCTCAcaagacacatgagaatccacacaggtgagcaaccattctcatgtactgaatgtaataaaagattcattgAGAAGAGTACCCTCACaggtcacatgagaatccacacaggtgagcgaccattctcatgtactgaatgtaataaaagattcattgAGAAGAGTGCCCTCACaggtcacatgagaatccacacaggggagcaaccattctcatgtactgaatgtaataaaagattcagtgTGAAGAATACCCTCAAAcatcacatgagaatccacaagggagagaaatga